GCAGTTCTTGGAAGGCGGGCAGATCGCGGAGATTATCGAGATCGGGATCGATCTGGAGGTGCTCCATGTCGACATAGCCGCGCTCAAACGCGCGGCGCAATTCGACGACGGCGGCCTCGGGTTCTGCCGCCATGGCCAGGCTGCAGGCGAGGTTGTAGCGAATGATGCAATCGGCGGGGCACAGCGCGGCCAATCGTTGATCGATCACCAGCGCCTCGGCATGGCGATGCTTGCGCGATAATAATTCGCCTTGGCAGCGCAGCACGTCGATAAAGTCGGGACTGCGGCGCAAGATGCGATCGAAGAAGCGGATTTCAAACTCGACGCCCTCGGCATCGAAATCCGAGGTCTCGCGCGTGGCGCGTGCGGCGCGTTCGAGCGATTCGGGATCGAGGAATGAATCGGGAAGCGACATGCGGATCGCGGCCCCATGGCCGCCCTTGGTCGTTTCGATGCCAATCTTGCTGTTGATGGCAAGGCGGCCATCCCTGGTCGCTCACGGACAGTCAAATTATACGCCTTGCCGTCCGACCCGCAATTCACCCCCCCACGATGCGCGCCAAACAGCCGGCAGGGCCGCTTGACAATCCGCGCGCCAGCGCGCCGCAATTGCTACTCGTCGTCTGTTACTCGTCGCCTTTATTCATCGTCGTCGAATTCGGCGTCCTCGTCGACATCGGCATCGTCGTCGTCGTCGCTACTGGTCCCCAGGTTGAGATTGTCTTCTTCCAGATCGCGGTCGAGTTCGTCCCATTCGGCTTCGAGTTCCTGCTCGAAATCGTCGTCAAAGTCGTCGTCGAAATCTTCGTCATCCCCCTCGTCCGCTTCGTCTTCGTCGTGCTCGGCGACGAGAAACATGCTGTAAAGCGCCTCGCCCGCGCGTGGGAAGCGCGAGGCGCCGACCGTCACCGTGACGACAGGCGTGACCAACATGAACGACAACTCCCGTGAACAGGCCGTAACCAGAGAACACAAATCCGCCCCCGCGCGCATCGCATGGCGATCGCGCACCTAACGAAAGGTACGCTATTGGCCCGCCAGTTCAAGGCGCGCATGCGGGAAAAACAGCGATTTTGCGGCCGAACGCGAGATTCTACGCGATGAATTAGCGCGCGGCGGGGGGCGACGCAACGCGCGAGGCGCCCAGCGAGGAAAGATGGGGCCGCGGAACGCCGGAACCTGGCTGGCGAGCAACCGCTTCCGTCGGAGCATCGCCGCTGGACAGCGATTTGCGTACCTGCGCCAACTCGACGCAATCGGGTTCGAGCTGGGCCCAGTCGTCGAGCACCTTGCGGGCCAGCGACGGATTACCGGTGGCGACCAATGCCGCCACGTACCAGCGGAGGCACAAGGGATCGCGACAGCCCGCCGTGTAGGCGGTTTCGAGATACGCCAGCGCCGGAATCCAGTTCCTCTGACTGGCGACGCAGGCGCCGCGGACGGCGCTGCGCAGCACATCGCGCTCGGCGCGATCCAGGCCCAGGCGATCGATCTCGGCGAGCGCGGCCGTTGTTTGTCCATGTTTGACATGCAATTCCAGACGACGGCGACCAACGCGCGGCGATTGCGGATACCGGGCAAAGGCCTCGTCTAGCACCAGCATGGCGGCCGGGTCGTCGCCCGAAAGCTGCAAGTTGAGGCTCAGGCAGATGGCTGCGATCTCGCCAATGGCGCGGACGTGCCAAGTTTCGGGATCGACCTGTCCGAACTGATGCGCAGCGCGATAGCTGCGCTGGGCGAGCGGCAGATGCCCCTGTTGCTGCAAATAAGCGCCCATAGCGCACAAGAGTTGTGAATCGTAGGGAAACACCTCGAGCGCCGCGATGCACAGCTCGAGAGGCGCATTAGGTTCGGCGGAATCGGCCTGACAGGTGAGCAGCCCGTAGTAGGCCGAAAGCATGTCGGTCGATCCCCGACTGGCGGCGCCGAGCGCGCGGCGAAAATAATCGCGCGCCTTGCCTGGTTGCTGGAGCGCGACGCAGGCTTCGCCGAGCGCCAGGAAGAGCGCG
This region of Pirellulales bacterium genomic DNA includes:
- a CDS encoding glycosyltransferase, producing the protein MSTAAGARPRLSVAMIARDAAGVIAASLQSVRAIADEIVVLDTGSRDATGAIAQSAGARVISVAWEDDFAAARNRCLDELTGDWVLWIDAGEQLSPRCAVPLRDFVDRGADLEKAYLVMVETPAPQADGDPEQAARIRLMPRRAGLRFVGRVRESIKPAMAQLGMELELAPWRMLRTEREHDADVKRERALRNLRLIEREVQERGPSAALFLALGEACVALQQPGKARDYFRRALGAASRGSTDMLSAYYGLLTCQADSAEPNAPLELCIAALEVFPYDSQLLCAMGAYLQQQGHLPLAQRSYRAAHQFGQVDPETWHVRAIGEIAAICLSLNLQLSGDDPAAMLVLDEAFARYPQSPRVGRRRLELHVKHGQTTAALAEIDRLGLDRAERDVLRSAVRGACVASQRNWIPALAYLETAYTAGCRDPLCLRWYVAALVATGNPSLARKVLDDWAQLEPDCVELAQVRKSLSSGDAPTEAVARQPGSGVPRPHLSSLGASRVASPPAAR